TCCGGCGTCCCCGGCGAGACGGAAGAAGGAACCGAGCTCGGCGTAGGCGAGCAGTCCGAGCAGATCGATCACGCCGGGGTCGGCAGAGGGGCCTTGGGTCATGCCCGTCAGAGTATCGCTCGGGCTACCCAGTACCCAACCGGGGACTAAACGCCCGCCGAAAGCGGTTGCACACTCTGGGAGCGGGTACGGTCACCGCCGTCCGAGCACGGTCCACAGCAGGTTCCACAGCACAGTGAAGCGCTATGTGCACCGGGCGAACCAGCAGCTAGACTCAGCGTGATGACCGGCGTGCACGATCGCGGCGCCGCGTCCCGCACCCCCGCGACGCGGGCCTCTCCCGCGAGTACGTACCGGCGCCGCGGACGCGGGCGCCCAGCGATGTGTCCAGCCGGACACCACAACGTGTCCTCACGAGCAGTGCGGCGTGAGGGAGCAACGGCCCACGCGCCCAGCGACGCACCGCACACGACAAACCAGCGGATGGAACCGAGACATCGCGGCCAGGGTGACCCCCGGGCCGCGCGGATCCAGTCGGCAGCGCCACCACGGCTCCCTCGCCGAAGCGGGAACCTGGTGAGCCGCGCCCTCCGCGGCGGCCAGAAGCCGCCCGCGACCGCACCCCGCCGCGGCCACGAACAACACTGCGGCCCGCCTAGATGGAGGCTTGAGCCCTGAGCAGCACAGAAGAACCCACAACTCCCGAAACCACCTTCCACGACCTGGGCGTCAGCCCCGAGCTCGCCGACGCGCTGGAAGCGGAGGGGATCATCGCCCCCTTCCCGATCCAGGCCCTGGCACTGCCGATCGCGCTGAACGGCAACGACATCATCGGTCAGGCCCGTACCGGTACGGGCAAGACCCTCGCTTTCGGTCTTCCCCTGCTCCAGATGGCGCAGGAGAAGCCGGGCACGTCCAAGCGGCCGCGCGCCCTGGTCGTGGTTCCCACCCGCGAGCTGGCCATCCAGGTGGCCGCCGACCTCACCACCGCGAGCAAGCGCAGCGGCGGACGCATCCTCACCGTCTACGGCGGCCGCTCCTACGAGCCCCAGATCAACGGGCTCAAGGAGGGTGTGGACGTCGTCGTCGGCACCCCGGGCCGTCTGCTCGACCTGGAGAACCAGAAGCACCTGCGGCTGGACGAGGTCGCCGCGGTGGTCCTGGACGAGGCCGACAAGATGCTCGACCTCGGGTTCCTCCCCGACATCGAGCGCATCCTCAAGAAGATCCCCGCCGAGCGCCAGGTGATGCTCTTCTCGGCCACCATGCCGAGCGAGATCGTCACCCTCTCGCGGAACTACCTGCGCCAGCCCACCCACGTGCGGGCCGGTGACGACAACGAGATCGACGGCTCGGCCATCACCAGCCGGATCGCCCAGCACGCCTTCCGCACCCACCAGATGGACAAGCCCGAGATGCTGGCCCGCCTCCTGCAGTCGCAGGACCACGGCCAGAGCATGGTGTTCTGCCAGACCAAGCGGGCCTGCGACCGGGTCGCCGGTGAACTCAACGACCGTGGCTTCGCCGCCGCGGCCGTCCACGGTGACCTCGGCCAGAGCCAGCGCGAACGCGCCCTGCGCGCCTTCCGCAACGGCAAGATCAACATCCTGGTCGCCACCGACGTGGCCGCCCGCGGCCTGGACGTCGACGACGTGACCCACGTGGTCAACTACGAGACGCCCGACGACGAGAAGACCTACACGCACCGCATCGGCCGTACCGGTCGCGCGGGGCGCACGGGCACCGCGATCACGTTCGTGGACTGGCAGGAGATGCCGCGCTGGAAGCTGATCAACGGCGCGCTCGAACTGAACAACGCCGAGCCGGAGGAGACCTACTCCACCTCGCCGCACTTCTTCGAGGCCCTGAACATCCCCAAGGGGACCAAGGGCCGGCTGGCCGCCGACAAGCGTGGTGAGTTCGCCGGGCTCGAGGCCGAAGAGGTCGAGGACATCGGTGACACCGGACAGCCGCGCGGCGGCGACCGGGGCGACCGGGGTGGCCGAGGCGGCCGCAAGGTCCGTGGCGACCGTAAGGAGCGCGGCGGCGAACAGGGCGGTCGGCGCAACTCCGGTGGCGGTTCCGGTGACGGTGGCGGTGGTCGCAGCCGTTCGCGCCGACGAACCCGTAACAGCGAGAACGTCACCCAGGCCGAGGGCGGCGCGGAGAAGGTCACCGTCAAGGCCGACGCTCCCGCCAACGGCCCCGAGAAGTCCGCGGAGGGCGACGGCACCCGCCGTGTCCGCCGCCGTCGCCGCACCCGTGGCGGCGTGCGCCGGGACCCCGAGAACACCTGATAACACCTGTTTCGGCGTCGGGCGCTCCCTGATCCACTCATCGATCGTCTAGGGTGGCCCGACGTGAGTACACCTGAGTTCCTCGATCTGCCGCCGGGTGTGCGGCGCACGGACCTGCGTCTTTCGTACGGTCCAGTAGCCGCACTCCGGGCCATGCCCACCTTCGGCGGCACGGAGTTGGCCCCTGCTGTCCTGGTGCACGGTTTCACCGGCAGCAAGGAGGACTTCATCGCCCTCCTCCAGAGCCTGGCCCAGGCCGGGCGGGAGGTGGTGGTGATCGACCTGCCCGGCACCTACCGGTCGCCGGGCCCCGAGACCCTCACCCCGCCGCCCGGGGTGGAGCTGCCCGACTACCGCCTCTCCTCGCTGGGAGGGGTGGTGGCCGAGGTCCTGGACCAGGTCGGCGACGGCGGCCCCGTGCATCTGGTGGGGCACTCCTTCGGCGGCCTGGTGTCCCGCGAGGCGGCGCTGACCGATCAGTCCCCGCTGGCCTCCCTCACCCTGATGTGCTCCGGCCCCGGGCCGTTGAGCGGCCCGGGTGCGGTCCGGGCCCGCAACCTCATCGCCGCGCTCTCGATGGACCCCACCGCCGAACGGCTCCGTGAGCTGTGGGACGAACGCTTCGAGACCGAGGCCCGCGGCCGATCCGTCAAGCCCCAGGTCGTGGACTTCCTGCGCGAGCGGCTGCTCAACACCAGCGCCCTGGCCCTCATCCGGATGGCCGAGGACCTGCTGGGCGCCACGGACCGGGTCGACGAACTGGCCGGGGTGGACGTGCCCAAGCTGGTGCTCTACGGCGAGAACGACGACGCCTGGCCGCTGGCCGAACAGGACGGGATGGCCGAGCGGCTGGGCGCCAAGCGCCTGGTGATCCCCGGCGCGGGCCACTCCCCCAATGTCGAGGCCCCCGAGACCACTTCCAGCGCCCTGACGTCCTTCTGGAACGAGACGGAGTCCGTCGGCCGCCGCTGACCCGCCCCTGTACACGAACGTGCCGCCGCCCCGGAGAGGGACGGCGGCACTGTTGCGTGGATCAGGGGCCCGGGGCCCGGGGGTCAGACCCAGGAGTCGAAGTTCCGGCCTTCGGCCTCCACCGTGGTGGACGGGCCGCGGTCCGGGAAGACGCGGGTGTCCGGCGGCAGCGACAGCAGGTTCTCGCCGATGGAGGCGAGCTGGGTCGTGTAGTCGATGTAGGTGTTACCGACCATGCCGGGCTCGCCCTTGCGCAGGGTGTCACCGCTGAAGACGGCGCCGATCTGGCTCACGTAGAAACCGACGGTGCCGCTGGTGGTACCGGGCAGGGCCAGGACGTCGATGTGCAGGTCGGCGATGTCCAGGGCGCCCTCGCCCTCCACGTCGATCTCCGGGCGGTGCTCCGCGCCGTGGATGCGGCGCCAGGCGCGCATCTCGCGGGGGTGCAGGGCGATGTCCGCCTCGGTCTCCTCAGCGATCTTCAGAGCCGACTCGATGTGCGGGCTGTAGCCGTTGGTGCAGGCGATGAGGTAGACCTCGCGATCGCCGACGGCCTCCATGATCGCCTCGGCGTCGTGGGCGGGGTCGATGATCACGACGCCGTCCTTGTCGGCCTCGATGATCCAGGTGTTGCTGATGACCTCGAACTTCTCGCCGTCGAACTCGAAGGTTCCGGCGGTGCGGACGCGGATGATGCCGTCGGAGTCGGGGCCGCTGACGCCGACCTCGTCGTCCTCGTCGTCCTCGTCGTCCTCGTCGTCCTCGACCTCAGCCTTGGTCTCGTCCTTTTCCTCGGACTCGTCGGCCTTCTCGGACTTCCTGGCTTTCTTACCCTTGGCGGACTTCTTGTCCTTGGCGGCGGTCTCGGCCTCGTCCTTCTCGTCGGCCTCGTCCTTTTCGGTGTCGGCCTCGGCGTCGGCGTCCTCAGCCTTGTCGGAAGCCTTGCCGGACTCCTCCGCCTTCTCCTCGGCCTTCTCCTCAGCCTTGTCCTCGGTCTTGGCCGCGTCGTCCTTGGCCTCGGTCTCGACCGCTTCTTCCTCGGTCTCCTCCGTGGTGTCCTCCGCGACCTCCACAGCGGAATCAGTGGCCTCCTGGCCGTCCTGCTTCTTCGACTTCCGCTTCCAGAACACGGCGTCAGACCTTTCGTCCAGATATAGGTAGAAAAACGCTGCGACCATTCTCGCGTCCCCGCGCAGTGGTCCGTACCGTACCGAACCCCGGGGGTCCAGCGACACTCACCCCTTGAGCAGGGGCGCCCCGGCCGCGGGGGCGATGAGCTCCTCGAACGCCTCCGGCGCGGTCGTCCGGCAGCCCAGGCGGTGCCCGGTCAGGGACCCGTGGTCGTCGCTGGAACCGGTCACCACCACACCGAGGTCGGCGGCGACCCCGCGCCAGAACTTGCGCTGGGGCCGGTTGTGCGAGGGGTGGTCGGCCTCGATGCCGCCCAGGCCGGCCGCGGCCATCCGCTCGGCCAGCTCCACGGGGACGGCACCGTTGGTGGCGCCCTCGGCGCGCGCCGGGTGCGCCAGCGAGCAGACCCCGCCCGCCGCGCGCACCAGCTCCACCGCGCGGACCGGGTCGATCGCGTACCGCGCCACGTAGACCGGCCCGCCGGAGCCGATCCACTTGTCGAAGGCGTCCTGCACGTCCTTGGCGGCCCCCGCCTCCACCACGGCGCGGGCCAGGTGGGGGCGGCCGATGGTGTTGGCGTCGGCGTACTCGTCCCTGCCCGCCCCGGCGATCTCCAGCACCCGCTCCCAGGTCACGTCCACGCCGTGCTCCTGGAGCTTGCGCACCATCTCCTCCGCCCGGTCGGCGCGGTCGGAGCGGACCCGCCGCAGCTCCTCGGCCAGCTCCGGGGAGTCCGGGTCGAACAGGTAGGACACCAGGTGGACCGCGGACCCCTGGTAGGCGCAGGACAGTTCCATCCCGGGAACCAGGGTGAACCCGGAGGGCAGGTGCCCGGACGCCTCCTTGATCCCGCCGACCGTGTCGTGGTCGGTCAGGGCGAGGACGTCAAGCCCGGCGGCGACCGCGTACTCGATGACCTCGGCGGGGGAGTCGGTTCCGTCGGAAACGGAGCTGTGGGAGTGCAGATCGATACGTGTCACCGGGCGATTGTACGTAAGTGGCGCCCGGTCCCGCTCAGTCCGCCTCGGTCACAGGTGCCAGGGCTCTGCTGAGAAAAGGACTGAGCGCACCGAAGGGCGGTTCCAGGGCGACCCCGCCGTCCCGTAGGTCGCGCAGGTCCCGCAGTGAGTTGATCTCGCACATCAGCATGCCGGTGTCGGCCGAGGCGAAGACCAACCACAGCCAGTGGGCGAGCGCCTCACCGGTGTAGGCCGCGCGATCCTTGCCCACGTCCAGGTTCCACAGGGCTATCTCGTGCCCGTCGAAGCGCACTTTGGCGTCGGGCGGGCCGGAGTCGAACCCGTCTCCGGGGTCGGGCCCCTCCAACCCGGCGACGCGTGCGCCGATACCGATGCCGGGGTCCTCCGC
This DNA window, taken from Nocardiopsis exhalans, encodes the following:
- a CDS encoding MBL fold metallo-hydrolase encodes the protein MFWKRKSKKQDGQEATDSAVEVAEDTTEETEEEAVETEAKDDAAKTEDKAEEKAEEKAEESGKASDKAEDADAEADTEKDEADEKDEAETAAKDKKSAKGKKARKSEKADESEEKDETKAEVEDDEDDEDDEDDEVGVSGPDSDGIIRVRTAGTFEFDGEKFEVISNTWIIEADKDGVVIIDPAHDAEAIMEAVGDREVYLIACTNGYSPHIESALKIAEETEADIALHPREMRAWRRIHGAEHRPEIDVEGEGALDIADLHIDVLALPGTTSGTVGFYVSQIGAVFSGDTLRKGEPGMVGNTYIDYTTQLASIGENLLSLPPDTRVFPDRGPSTTVEAEGRNFDSWV
- a CDS encoding alpha/beta fold hydrolase, whose amino-acid sequence is MSTPEFLDLPPGVRRTDLRLSYGPVAALRAMPTFGGTELAPAVLVHGFTGSKEDFIALLQSLAQAGREVVVIDLPGTYRSPGPETLTPPPGVELPDYRLSSLGGVVAEVLDQVGDGGPVHLVGHSFGGLVSREAALTDQSPLASLTLMCSGPGPLSGPGAVRARNLIAALSMDPTAERLRELWDERFETEARGRSVKPQVVDFLRERLLNTSALALIRMAEDLLGATDRVDELAGVDVPKLVLYGENDDAWPLAEQDGMAERLGAKRLVIPGAGHSPNVEAPETTSSALTSFWNETESVGRR
- a CDS encoding DEAD/DEAH box helicase, giving the protein MEAEGIIAPFPIQALALPIALNGNDIIGQARTGTGKTLAFGLPLLQMAQEKPGTSKRPRALVVVPTRELAIQVAADLTTASKRSGGRILTVYGGRSYEPQINGLKEGVDVVVGTPGRLLDLENQKHLRLDEVAAVVLDEADKMLDLGFLPDIERILKKIPAERQVMLFSATMPSEIVTLSRNYLRQPTHVRAGDDNEIDGSAITSRIAQHAFRTHQMDKPEMLARLLQSQDHGQSMVFCQTKRACDRVAGELNDRGFAAAAVHGDLGQSQRERALRAFRNGKINILVATDVAARGLDVDDVTHVVNYETPDDEKTYTHRIGRTGRAGRTGTAITFVDWQEMPRWKLINGALELNNAEPEETYSTSPHFFEALNIPKGTKGRLAADKRGEFAGLEAEEVEDIGDTGQPRGGDRGDRGGRGGRKVRGDRKERGGEQGGRRNSGGGSGDGGGGRSRSRRRTRNSENVTQAEGGAEKVTVKADAPANGPEKSAEGDGTRRVRRRRRTRGGVRRDPENT
- a CDS encoding DUF6758 family protein, which translates into the protein MKPEPTCPRCGRAVQPPGLWTSAWQCDAHGPVAPLQGVRAPNTATLDALLPQANVPVWIPWPLPTGWVVTGFAEVGDERSGALAVAVALSGPNPLGGVGEAVMIAEDPGIGIGARVAGLEGPDPGDGFDSGPPDAKVRFDGHEIALWNLDVGKDRAAYTGEALAHWLWLVFASADTGMLMCEINSLRDLRDLRDGGVALEPPFGALSPFLSRALAPVTEAD
- a CDS encoding PHP domain-containing protein, translated to MTRIDLHSHSSVSDGTDSPAEVIEYAVAAGLDVLALTDHDTVGGIKEASGHLPSGFTLVPGMELSCAYQGSAVHLVSYLFDPDSPELAEELRRVRSDRADRAEEMVRKLQEHGVDVTWERVLEIAGAGRDEYADANTIGRPHLARAVVEAGAAKDVQDAFDKWIGSGGPVYVARYAIDPVRAVELVRAAGGVCSLAHPARAEGATNGAVPVELAERMAAAGLGGIEADHPSHNRPQRKFWRGVAADLGVVVTGSSDDHGSLTGHRLGCRTTAPEAFEELIAPAAGAPLLKG